The Kineosporia corallincola genome segment CTCGAGCCAGGCCGGCGGCGCAGCTCTATCTCCAGCTGCTGGCGCTGCCCGATCCCACCGACCGCAACGTCCGGCTCTGGAACGGCTGGAGCGCCCGCACGCTCGGGGCGTCCCGCGACGCCCTGCTGGCCGCCGGGCTGGTCACCGGCGGGCGCCGCGCCCGGGCCGGGCGGTCGGTGTTCCTGCCGTCGGCCTGGCTCGAGGTGAAGGCCCCCGGGCTACCGGTGGAGGCATGGAAGACCGGCCTGCTCGGGCTGCATCCCGACGGGTCGTCGCCGCTCGACCTCACGGTCCCGGTGCGTTCGGTGCGGGAGCTGTACACCCGCGCCTGGAAACGGGTGCTGAACGACGACGGCCCGCGGATGGAGACGCTCGACACGTCGCGCACCGGGCGGCGCCGGTGACGGGCCGCGGGCCGGGCATGGTGGGGTGCAGTACGACGGACCACGAACGATGAGCGCGGTGGGAGCAGGGCGATGACGCAGACGACGACCCCGGACGGGGCGGCCCGGCAGGCCGAGCCGCCGGAAGACCGGTACGCCGCCGAGCTGGCGTTCCTGGCCGCCCACGACGGCGGCGCCCGGCCGCCGGGCTGGCGGCTGACGCCGCGGGCCGTGGTCACGTTCGTGGTGGGCAGCGGGTCCCCGCTGTCGCTGCCGGACGGGCCGGTGCCGGAGGGGGTGCCCCGGCGGATGACGATCTCGGAGAAGTTCGTCGGGGAGCGGGCTTTGGTGGAGCGCTGCGTGGTCACCCTCGCCGGTGAACGTGGACTGCTGCTCGTCGGTGAGCCCGGTACCGCCAAATCGATGCTGTCCGAACTGCTCTCGGCCGCGGTCTGCGGCACCAGCGGACTGGTGGTGCAGGGCACCGCTGGCACCACCGAGGACCAGCTGCGCTACGGCTGGAACTACGCGGCCCTGCTGGCCCAGGGGCCGAGCCGGTCGGCGCTGGTGCCGTCGCCGGTGATGAGCGCGATGTCGGCCGGCGCGGTGGCCCGGGTCGAAGAGGTCACACGCTGCCTGCCCGAGGTGCAGGACGCGCTGGTCAGCATCCTGTCCGACCGGCGGATCGCGGTGCCGGAACTGTCCGGCGCCGACTCCGCCGTGCACGCGGTGCCCGGGTTCTGCCTGATCGCCACGGCCAACCTGCGCGACCGCGGCGTCTCGGAGATGTCGGCCGCGCTCAAGCGCCGGTTCAACTTCGAGCAGGTGCACCCGATCGCCGACATCGACCTGGAGACCGCCCTGGTGCGGCGCCAGGCCTCGGCCGTGCTGGAACGGGTGCGGGCACCGTTCACGATCGACGACTCGGTGCTGGAGGTGCTGGTCACCGCCTTCCGCGACCTGCGCACCGGCAACACGGTGGAGGGCTGGGAGGTGGAGCGGCCGTCCACCGTGATGAGCACGGCCGAGGCGGTCTCGGTCGCCGCCGCGCTCGGGCTGGCGGCGGCGTACTTCCCCGGCGACCGCGACGTGCTGTCGCTGCTGCCCGGCCATCTGCTCGGCGTGGTGCGCAAGGACGACCCGGCCGACGCGGCCCGGCTGCTGGGCTACTGGGACGGCGCGGTGCGCCGCCGGGCCGAGCGCGGCGGGCGGCTGTGGCGCCAGGTGTGGGAACTGCGCGACCGGCTCGAGGCCTAGACGTGGCCGCCCGGCGCACCGCACGACTGCCCGACCCACGGGCGGCGGTCGACGGAATGGTCCGTGCCCAGCCGTATCTCATCGGGGTGCGGCACCACTCGCCCGCGCTGTCCGTGGTGATCCCGGCGCTGCTCGACGAACTGCGCCCGCAGGCCCTGCTGATCGAGATGCCGCCGCAGTTCGCCTCCTGGATGCCCTGGCTCGGGCATCCACGCACGATGGCGCCGGTCGCGCTGGCCGGGTCGGGCGAGCCGCTGCCGTTCTACCCGTTCGCGGACTTCTCCCCGGAACTGGTGGCGATCCGGTGGGCGGTGCTGCACGACGTCGAGATCGTGCCGTGCGACCTGCCGTTGGGCGACCAGGGTTGGGGCGACGACGACATTGATGCTGACGGCGACCGGGTCGCTGACGACGACCGCGCTCACCACGGCGGGGCGGGCGTGCGGGTCGCCGCCCAGCCGTTCTCCCGGGCGCTGCGGCGTTCCCAGACCGGGCGGGACGGCGACGACCTGTGGGACCGCACGGTCGAGGCCCCGGCCCCCGGCTCCACGCCGGAGCAGGTGCGCCGGGCCGCGCTGGCGGTGGGGTGGGCGATGCGGGCCGACGAGTGCGTGTCCGGCCGCCCGGCCGCGGTCGACCTGCGCCGGGAGGCGCAGATGCGCGCGGTGGTCGCCGACCGTCTCGGCCGTCATCCGGAGCAGCGGATCGCCTTGTTGGTCGGGGCCTTTCACGCCCCGGCACTGACCGAAGACGTCACGATCGACCCGGCCGCCAGGTACCGCTCGCGCGCGCGGTCCGGGCCGCGCCCGGTGAAAGAGGTCACCACCAGCCTGATTCCGTACGCCGACCCACTGCTCGACAGCCGCTCCGGATACCCCGCGGGCATCCGCGACCCGCGCTGGCAGTCCGAGACGGTGCGGGCCGGTGGAGACCCGGCGCGGGTGTCGGCCGCGGCCGCGCGGGTGGCGGTGGAGGTGTGCGCGCGGATCCGGGCCGAGGGACACCCGGCCGGCCCGGGAGAGGGACGCGAAGTGGTCCGGCTGACCGACGATCTCGCCCGGCTGCGCGGTCTGCCGGCCCCCGGGCGCAGCGAGATCGTCGAGGCGCTGGGTTCCGTGCTGGCCCAGGGCGAGACCTTCGGCCGCGGCCGGGTGGTGGCCCAGGCGATGGAACAGGTGCTGATCGGGGAGCGCCGGGGCCGCCTGGCCCCGGGCACACCCCGCTCCGGTCTCGGCCCGTCGCTGGAGGCCCTGCTGCGCGAGCTGCGGCTGCCGCACCCGGACGCCCCGAAACGCCGCGAGTTGCGGCTCGATCCGCTGCGCAGCGCACTCGACCGCCGCCGCGAGGTCACCCTCCAGCGCACGCAGGCCTGCGGCATCCACTACGCGATCGCCGCGCAGGTGCAGGGTGTCGGGGCGGCGGCCGCCCTCACCACGCACTGGTGGGCGGAGTGGACGCCGTCCGCAGCCGCCCTCACCGAGATCGCCGGGCTGCTCGGGGTGACGCTGGAACAGGCGGCCGAGGGGACGCTGCGCCGTCAGCGGGAGCGGGAGCGGGCCGACGGCGGCGGCACCGCGGGTCAGGTGCTCGACGGGTTGCTCGTCGCGGCCGAGTGCGGCCTGCCCGGGCTGACGGCCGAACGGCTCGACGACGTCTCCCGGGTGCTGCCGGCCACGGCCACCCTGCCCGAGCTGCTCACCGGCCTGGACCTGCTGAGCCGCCTGACACAGCAGACCGTGCCGGGGCTGGCCGACCACCCACTGCCCGCCCTGGCCCTGGTCACCGAGGAACTGCACACCGCGGCGATCCGGCAGGTCGACGGGCTGGCCGGTTCCACCGACCCGGCCGACGCCCGGGCCCTGCTGGCCCTGGTGGTGCGTCACGACCGGGTCGGCACCGGGCTGCGGCTCGACGCCTCGCTGAAAAGGCTCACCGGCGATGGCAGTCCGCTCATGCGGGGGGCCGGCGCGGCGGTGCGGGTGCTGCTCGGGCTCGACGACGCGGCCGAGCTGGGCGACCGGGCGGCGGCCTGGCTCGACCTGGACGACGCGGCCGAGCTGACCGCCCGGCTGTCCGGCCTGCTGATCGTCGCCGGTCCGCTGCTCGAGGCGGGCGGCGACGTGCTCGACCCGCTCCTGGCCCGGCTGGAAGCGCTGCCCGACGCGCTCTTCCTGCGGCGTCTTCCCGCGGTGCGCGGCGGTTTCGACGTGCTCACCCCGGCCGCGCGGGGGCGCCTGCTGACCGCGGTGGAGCAGCGTCTCGAAGACCGCCTCGACCTGGTGCTCACCACCGACCCGGCACTGCTCGGGCGCTGGGCCCAGGCCGACGCCCACGCCCTGGAGGCACTACGGGCGCGGGGTCTGGCCGACGCCGTGACGCTGGCCCCGGCCGACCGCTGGCGACTCGTGCTCGGCCAGAAGCAGGGTGAGCTACCGGGTTCGGCCCGGCGCTACGGGGTGGCGCTCGACGAGTTGTACGGCCTGGGGCGAGGTGAGGGAGCGGGGGCCGACCTGCGCGGTGACGGCCCGGGCGACGGATCGGC includes the following:
- a CDS encoding ATP-binding protein, which codes for MTQTTTPDGAARQAEPPEDRYAAELAFLAAHDGGARPPGWRLTPRAVVTFVVGSGSPLSLPDGPVPEGVPRRMTISEKFVGERALVERCVVTLAGERGLLLVGEPGTAKSMLSELLSAAVCGTSGLVVQGTAGTTEDQLRYGWNYAALLAQGPSRSALVPSPVMSAMSAGAVARVEEVTRCLPEVQDALVSILSDRRIAVPELSGADSAVHAVPGFCLIATANLRDRGVSEMSAALKRRFNFEQVHPIADIDLETALVRRQASAVLERVRAPFTIDDSVLEVLVTAFRDLRTGNTVEGWEVERPSTVMSTAEAVSVAAALGLAAAYFPGDRDVLSLLPGHLLGVVRKDDPADAARLLGYWDGAVRRRAERGGRLWRQVWELRDRLEA
- a CDS encoding DUF5682 family protein, whose translation is MVRAQPYLIGVRHHSPALSVVIPALLDELRPQALLIEMPPQFASWMPWLGHPRTMAPVALAGSGEPLPFYPFADFSPELVAIRWAVLHDVEIVPCDLPLGDQGWGDDDIDADGDRVADDDRAHHGGAGVRVAAQPFSRALRRSQTGRDGDDLWDRTVEAPAPGSTPEQVRRAALAVGWAMRADECVSGRPAAVDLRREAQMRAVVADRLGRHPEQRIALLVGAFHAPALTEDVTIDPAARYRSRARSGPRPVKEVTTSLIPYADPLLDSRSGYPAGIRDPRWQSETVRAGGDPARVSAAAARVAVEVCARIRAEGHPAGPGEGREVVRLTDDLARLRGLPAPGRSEIVEALGSVLAQGETFGRGRVVAQAMEQVLIGERRGRLAPGTPRSGLGPSLEALLRELRLPHPDAPKRRELRLDPLRSALDRRREVTLQRTQACGIHYAIAAQVQGVGAAAALTTHWWAEWTPSAAALTEIAGLLGVTLEQAAEGTLRRQRERERADGGGTAGQVLDGLLVAAECGLPGLTAERLDDVSRVLPATATLPELLTGLDLLSRLTQQTVPGLADHPLPALALVTEELHTAAIRQVDGLAGSTDPADARALLALVVRHDRVGTGLRLDASLKRLTGDGSPLMRGAGAAVRVLLGLDDAAELGDRAAAWLDLDDAAELTARLSGLLIVAGPLLEAGGDVLDPLLARLEALPDALFLRRLPAVRGGFDVLTPAARGRLLTAVEQRLEDRLDLVLTTDPALLGRWAQADAHALEALRARGLADAVTLAPADRWRLVLGQKQGELPGSARRYGVALDELYGLGRGEGAGADLRGDGPGDGSAYPGVREWAEELTQLFGATVREEVLAAAAAGGRVDAALAIDPASARPSVELLTSVLSLAGALPERTVARLRPLVAKVVADLTQELSRTLTPALTGLTSPRPTRRPGGPIDLHRTIRANLRTARIGPDGTPTVIPERPVFRTRGRRSTDWRIILLVDVSGSMEASTVWSAVTAAVLAGVPALTTHLLAFSTEVIDMTGMVSDPLSLLLEVSVGGGTSIATGLAAARQLVTVPSRTMVVVVSDFEEGGAIGPLLAQVRLMVDAGVHVLGCAGLDETGAARYSVSVAGQLVAAGMPVAALSPLELARWVGEQVR